The sequence AGGCTGGGTGCCTTGGTGTTGGGGCGGGAAGGTGCGCTCAGGCTCGTGCATGGCGGACTCCGGTCGGATGCTCGATGGTGCGAATATGCCAAGCCCAATCGCGCGCTGTATGCCGCCGCGCTCCGATGAGAAGGAAGGAGTCTTCCTACGCCCGTCTCATGGGCCTCATCCAGGCCTCACTCAGGCCTCATTCCGATTGCATACCCATCAGCGTGGTGTTGCCCCCGGCGGCGCTGGTGTTGATGCTGATCACCCGCTCCTGCATGAGCCGCAGCAAGGGCAGCTCCTGCGTGCCCGCCGGCAAGCCGATCACCGGCACGATGGCGCCCGGCCATTCGGCCACCTGGCGACACACCTGCGCGATGCGCTCCGGCGGCCCCAGGCAGATCACCGCATCGGGCGGTGGAAGTGCGGCTGTCGCGGCATCGGTCCAGACCACGCGAGCCAGGACTGTCGTGGGCAAGGCGGCTTCCAGCGCGGCCGTTTCGGCACCGCGCTGCAGCCGCGCATGACCGCCGGCGGCGAGCACGGCCGCCAGCGCGGTCAGCACGTCGGACTCGGTGCCCGCGAGGCAGAGCACCTCGCGCCGCGGCAGGAGCCGATAGATGTCGCGTTCTCCGGTGGGACCCGGCAGGCGCCAGGCGAGGCGACGCGGTCGCTGCCCGGCAAGGCGCGCGCAGGTCTGTGCGAGTTCCTCCTGCATGCTGCGTCGCGCCCAGACCTGCAAGGCGGCGAGTGCCGGGTCGGTTTCCTCCGCGGCGACATCCTCTTCCGGCGCGAGATCGGCCACGGCTGCGAACAGGGCCAGCGGCGCCGGCACGCGCAGGGCGTCGAGATAGAGCGGGCCGCCGGCCTTGGGTCCGGTGCCGGAGAGCCCTTCGCCGCCGAAGGGCTGCACGCCGACCACCGCGCCGATCATGCTGCGATTCACATACAGGTTGCCCACCTTCGCGCGCGCCGCGAGCGTCTCGACGCTCTCGTCGATGCGCGTGTGCAGGCCGAGGGTGAGGCCGTAGCCGCGCGCGTTGATGGCATCGACCAGCGCGGAGAGTCCCGTCCGCGGGAATCGCAACACGTGGAGCACGGGGCCGAAGACCTCCTCCTCGACTTCGTCGATGGCGGCGATCTCGATCAGGGTCGGCGCGAGGAAGTGGCCACGCGCGGCCTCCCCCGCGTCCATTCGCGTCGCCTGGAAGATGCGGTGGCCACGCGCCGCCATCGCCTGCAGATGCGCATCGATGCGGGCGCGGGCTTCGGCGTCGATCAGGGGGCCGACGTCGGTCGCGAGCCGCGCCGGATCGCCCACGGTGAGCTCGGCCATCGCGCCGCGCAGCATCTGGAGCACCGCGTCGGCAATCTCCTCCTGCAGGCACAGGATGCGCAAGGCCGAGCAGCGCTGCCCGGCGCTGTCGAAGGCCGAAGTGAGCACGTCAGCGACGACCTGTTCTGGCAGGGCCGAGGAGTCCACGATCATGGTGTTGATGCCGCCCGTTTCGGCGATCAGGGCGACGGGGCCCTGCTCTGCGGCGCGCTGTGCCAGCACCTGCTGCAAGCGCCTGGCGACCGCGACGGAGCCGGTGAAGACCACGCCACGCACCCGCGGGTCGGCCACGAGCTGGGCACCCACGGTCTCGCCCGCGCCCGGCAGGAGCTGCAGTACGTCGGCCGGCACGCCAGCGAGCAGCAGGATGCGCGTGGCTTCAGCCGCGGTGAGCGGCGTCTGCTCGGCCGGCTTGGCCAGCACGGTATTGCCCGCCGCGAGCGCGCCGGCCACTTGCCCGACGAAGATCGCGAGCGGGAAATTCCAAGGGCTGATGCAGGCGACCACGCCCAGGGGACGATGGATCTCCAGGCCGCCGCGCTCGCTCGGATCGCTGTGCAGGCGCTGGGCGTAGTAGCGCAGGAAGTCGACCGCCTCGCGCAGCTCGCCCACCGCGTTGGAGAGAGTCTTGCCGGCCTCGCGGACGAGCAGACTGATCAAGCCGACGCGGGCCGTCTCCAGGCCTTCAGCCGCACGCAGGAGGATCGCCGCGCGGGCCTCCGCGCCGCGCGCCAGCCAGCCCGGCAGCGCCGCCTCGGCGGAGGCAATGGCACGGCTCACATCGTCCTCCAGCGCGTCCTGCACCTGGCCGACGATGTCGCGCGCGTCGGCGGGATCGGTGAGCGG is a genomic window of Niveibacterium sp. SC-1 containing:
- the putA gene encoding trifunctional transcriptional regulator/proline dehydrogenase/L-glutamate gamma-semialdehyde dehydrogenase; translated protein: MIPPFNAFSELLAETGPQTPPRAAITADCRRPESELIPTLLEAARLSPEQALAARMLARRLATGVRERVGGSGREGLVQALLQEFSLSSQEGVALMCLAEALLRIPDSATRDALIRDKLAGGDWERHLGHSASLFVNAATWGLLVTGRLAGTHSEHGLRAALGRVVARGGEPVIRLAMDRALRLLGEQFVAGETIQSALARAQQREARGFRHSYDMLGEAARTDEDAQRYFLAYESAIHAIGAAAGGRGVIAGPGISIKLSALHPRYVRAQRVRVMGELYPRLRALAALAAGYDIGLNIDAEESERLDLSLDLLEALCMDAGLAGWNGIGFVVQAYQKRCPAVLAHLVALARQSGHRLMLRLVKGAYWDTEIKAAQVLGLAGYPVYTRKAYTDLAYLACARSLLAAPDAVFPQFATHNAHTLAAVLQMAGPDFSTERYEFQCLHGMGEPLYEQVVGTAESGGLARPCRIYAPVGRHETLLAYLVRRLLENGANTSFVHRVADPAVSIDELVTDPVAQVEAWAEAEGRVGAPHPSVPLPPDLFGKPRRNASGLDLADEQVLAELASALTVQAHSDWRAAPLLASAVSATDWRPLTDPADARDIVGQVQDALEDDVSRAIASAEAALPGWLARGAEARAAILLRAAEGLETARVGLISLLVREAGKTLSNAVGELREAVDFLRYYAQRLHSDPSERGGLEIHRPLGVVACISPWNFPLAIFVGQVAGALAAGNTVLAKPAEQTPLTAAEATRILLLAGVPADVLQLLPGAGETVGAQLVADPRVRGVVFTGSVAVARRLQQVLAQRAAEQGPVALIAETGGINTMIVDSSALPEQVVADVLTSAFDSAGQRCSALRILCLQEEIADAVLQMLRGAMAELTVGDPARLATDVGPLIDAEARARIDAHLQAMAARGHRIFQATRMDAGEAARGHFLAPTLIEIAAIDEVEEEVFGPVLHVLRFPRTGLSALVDAINARGYGLTLGLHTRIDESVETLAARAKVGNLYVNRSMIGAVVGVQPFGGEGLSGTGPKAGGPLYLDALRVPAPLALFAAVADLAPEEDVAAEETDPALAALQVWARRSMQEELAQTCARLAGQRPRRLAWRLPGPTGERDIYRLLPRREVLCLAGTESDVLTALAAVLAAGGHARLQRGAETAALEAALPTTVLARVVWTDAATAALPPPDAVICLGPPERIAQVCRQVAEWPGAIVPVIGLPAGTQELPLLRLMQERVISINTSAAGGNTTLMGMQSE